Proteins found in one uncultured Campylobacter sp. genomic segment:
- a CDS encoding type II toxin-antitoxin system death-on-curing family toxin codes for MIYPDIKDAVEIHNDVIENIGGKSGYNEVSIGYLASALEHVRNDEFYPDFLDKITHIVFSCVKFHPFLDGNKQTAIQLGIYFLELNGMDGYFVHFASIMEDAVVDLADSKISKDELKNIISNIIY; via the coding sequence ATGATCTACCCCGATATAAAAGACGCGGTAGAAATACATAACGACGTCATCGAAAATATAGGCGGCAAAAGCGGCTATAACGAAGTTAGTATCGGTTATCTGGCTTCTGCTTTAGAGCACGTTAGAAATGATGAATTTTATCCGGATTTTTTAGATAAAATAACCCATATCGTATTTTCGTGCGTCAAATTTCATCCTTTTTTAGACGGTAACAAACAAACCGCCATACAGCTTGGGATATATTTTTTAGAATTAAACGGAATGGACGGATACTTCGTACATTTTGCGAGCATTATGGAAGACGCGGTAGTAGATCTGGCGGATAGCAAAATCTCTAAAGATGAACTAAAAAATATTATCTCAAATATCATCTACTAA